In Streptomyces sp. NBC_01707, a genomic segment contains:
- a CDS encoding cytochrome ubiquinol oxidase subunit I: protein MELALAPETLARWQFGITTVYHFLFVPLTISLAALTAGLQTAWVRTDNQKYLRATKFWGKLFLINIAMGVVTGIVQEFQFGMNWSDYSRFVGDVFGAPLAFEALIAFFFESTFIGLWIFGWDKLPKKIHLACIWMVSIGTILSAYFILAANSWMQHPVGYRINKERGRAELTDFWHVLTQNTALTQFFHTLTAAFLVGGAFMVGIAAFHLARKRHIPVMRTSLRLGLVTVVIAGLLTAVSGDLLGKVMFKQQPMKMAAAEALWEGQNSAPFSIFAVGDVAKGHNTVEISVPGILSFLADDNFHSYIPGINDINKAEQERFGPGDYRPNIPVAFWSFRWMIGFGMASFGLGLLGLWLTRKKFMLRPGLRTGEDEVPHLVLFKSKALSPKLARLYWIVALWTLLFPLIANAWGWIFTETGRQPWVVFGVLQTRDAVSPGVSQGEVLASLILFTLLYAALAVIEVKLLTKYIKAGPPELTESDLNPPTRIGGDHDDADRPMAFSY, encoded by the coding sequence GTGGAGCTGGCTCTGGCACCTGAGACCTTGGCGCGATGGCAGTTCGGGATCACCACCGTCTACCACTTCCTTTTCGTTCCCCTGACGATCTCTCTCGCCGCGCTCACCGCCGGCCTGCAGACCGCCTGGGTGCGGACCGACAATCAGAAGTACCTCAGGGCCACCAAGTTCTGGGGCAAGCTGTTCCTGATCAACATCGCCATGGGCGTCGTCACCGGCATCGTCCAGGAGTTCCAGTTCGGCATGAACTGGTCCGACTACTCGCGCTTCGTCGGAGATGTCTTCGGCGCCCCGCTGGCCTTCGAGGCGCTGATCGCCTTCTTCTTCGAGTCCACCTTCATCGGGCTGTGGATCTTCGGCTGGGACAAGCTGCCGAAGAAGATCCACCTGGCCTGCATCTGGATGGTCTCCATCGGGACGATCCTCTCCGCGTACTTCATCCTCGCGGCCAACTCCTGGATGCAGCATCCGGTCGGCTACCGGATCAACAAGGAACGCGGCCGGGCCGAGCTCACCGACTTCTGGCATGTGCTCACCCAGAACACCGCGCTCACCCAGTTCTTCCACACCCTCACGGCGGCCTTCCTGGTCGGCGGCGCCTTCATGGTCGGCATCGCCGCCTTCCACCTGGCGCGCAAGCGGCACATCCCGGTGATGCGTACCTCGCTGCGGCTCGGACTGGTCACCGTCGTGATCGCCGGACTGCTCACCGCCGTCAGCGGCGACCTGCTCGGCAAGGTGATGTTCAAACAGCAGCCGATGAAGATGGCCGCCGCCGAGGCGCTCTGGGAGGGGCAGAACTCGGCACCCTTCTCGATCTTCGCGGTCGGCGATGTGGCCAAGGGGCACAACACCGTGGAGATCTCCGTCCCGGGGATACTGTCGTTCCTCGCGGACGACAACTTCCACTCGTACATCCCCGGCATCAACGACATCAACAAGGCCGAGCAGGAGAGGTTCGGACCCGGCGACTACCGGCCGAACATCCCGGTCGCCTTCTGGAGCTTCCGCTGGATGATCGGCTTCGGCATGGCGTCCTTCGGTCTCGGCCTGCTCGGGCTGTGGCTGACGCGGAAGAAGTTCATGCTGCGACCGGGGCTGCGGACCGGTGAGGACGAGGTGCCGCATCTGGTCCTCTTCAAGAGCAAGGCACTCAGTCCGAAGCTCGCCAGGCTCTACTGGATCGTCGCCCTCTGGACGCTGCTCTTCCCGTTGATCGCCAACGCCTGGGGCTGGATCTTCACCGAGACGGGCCGCCAGCCCTGGGTCGTCTTCGGGGTGCTGCAGACCCGAGACGCCGTCTCCCCCGGTGTCTCGCAGGGCGAGGTGCTCGCCTCACTGATCCTCTTCACCCTGCTCTACGCGGCGCTCGCCGTGATCGAGGTCAAGCTGCTCACGAAGTACATCAAGGCCGGGCCACCAGAACTCACGGAGTCCGACCTCAACCCGCCCACCAGGATCGGCGGCGACCATGACGACGCCGACCGGCCGATGGCCTTCTCCTACTGA
- the cydB gene encoding cytochrome d ubiquinol oxidase subunit II, with amino-acid sequence MELHDVWFVLIAVLWTGYFFLEGFDFGIGVLTKLLARDRQERRVLINTIGPVWDGNEVWLLSAGGATFAAFPEWYATLFSGFYLPLLIILLCLIVRGVAFEYRAKRPEEKWQTNWEHAIFWTSLIPAVLWGVAFGNVVRGVKIDADMEYVGNFGDLLNPYAILGGLVTLFLFTFHGAVFAALKTVGDIRNRARGMALKLGLITAVLALGFLLWTQIDNGDGKSLVAMIIAVLALVGAIGAIAAGREGWSFALSGVTITAAVAMLFLTLFPDVMPSSLNDAWSLTVTNASSSPYTLKIMTWCAGIATPVVLLYQGWTYWVFRKRIGTQHIAEAH; translated from the coding sequence ATGGAACTCCACGACGTCTGGTTCGTCCTCATCGCCGTCCTCTGGACCGGCTACTTCTTCCTGGAGGGCTTCGACTTCGGCATCGGTGTCCTCACCAAGCTGCTGGCCCGGGACCGCCAGGAACGACGGGTCCTGATCAACACGATCGGACCCGTCTGGGACGGCAACGAGGTATGGCTGCTCTCCGCGGGCGGCGCCACCTTCGCCGCCTTCCCCGAGTGGTACGCCACGCTGTTCTCCGGCTTCTACCTGCCGCTGCTGATCATCCTGCTCTGCCTGATCGTGCGCGGTGTCGCCTTCGAGTACCGGGCGAAGCGGCCCGAGGAGAAGTGGCAGACCAACTGGGAACACGCGATCTTCTGGACTTCGCTGATCCCGGCCGTGCTCTGGGGTGTGGCCTTCGGGAACGTCGTGCGCGGCGTGAAGATCGATGCCGACATGGAGTACGTGGGCAACTTCGGGGACCTGCTCAACCCGTACGCGATCCTCGGCGGCCTGGTCACGCTCTTCCTCTTCACCTTCCACGGTGCGGTGTTCGCCGCGCTCAAGACGGTCGGCGACATCCGGAATCGGGCGCGCGGCATGGCGCTCAAGCTGGGCCTGATCACCGCGGTGCTCGCACTCGGTTTCCTGCTCTGGACCCAGATCGACAACGGCGACGGCAAGAGCCTTGTCGCGATGATCATCGCTGTGCTGGCGCTGGTCGGAGCGATCGGGGCCATAGCGGCCGGACGTGAGGGCTGGTCCTTCGCGCTCTCCGGAGTGACCATCACGGCTGCGGTCGCGATGCTCTTCCTGACGCTCTTCCCCGACGTCATGCCCTCCTCGCTGAACGACGCCTGGAGCCTCACGGTCACCAACGCCTCGTCCAGTCCGTACACGCTGAAGATCATGACCTGGTGCGCAGGGATCGCCACCCCCGTGGTGCTGCTGTACCAGGGATGGACGTACTGGGTGTTCCGCAAGCGGATCGGCACGCAGCACATAGCCGAGGCGCACTGA
- a CDS encoding RNA 2'-phosphotransferase, giving the protein MDERRTVKVSKYLSKHLRHQPERIGLTLDANGWVSIDDLLRATARHNFPITRAELDHVVAVNDKQRYAIEGDRIRASQGHTVPVDLDLPPVEPPSYLYHGTVGRALDAIRTEGLRPMNRRHVHLSSDRETATRVGARRGRPVVLSVDTAAMYRAGHVFYVSANGVWLTEAVPPEFLRFPG; this is encoded by the coding sequence ATGGATGAAAGACGCACGGTCAAGGTGTCCAAATACCTTTCGAAACACCTTCGGCATCAACCGGAGCGGATCGGTCTCACTCTCGATGCGAACGGCTGGGTGTCGATCGACGACCTCCTCCGCGCCACGGCCCGGCACAACTTCCCCATCACCCGGGCCGAGCTCGACCATGTCGTCGCGGTCAACGACAAACAGCGTTACGCCATCGAGGGCGACCGCATCCGGGCGAGCCAGGGCCACACCGTCCCGGTGGACCTCGATCTGCCGCCGGTCGAGCCGCCCTCGTACCTCTACCACGGCACGGTGGGCCGCGCCCTGGACGCGATCCGTACCGAGGGGCTGCGCCCCATGAACCGACGACACGTCCACCTCTCGTCCGACCGCGAGACGGCGACCCGTGTCGGCGCCCGGCGCGGGCGGCCCGTCGTCCTCTCTGTGGACACGGCCGCGATGTACCGGGCGGGTCATGTCTTCTACGTCAGCGCGAACGGGGTCTGGCTCACGGAGGCGGTACCGCCCGAGTTCCTGCGCTTCCCCGGCTGA
- a CDS encoding LLM class flavin-dependent oxidoreductase, translating into MSCVFCPQHVHRMVVGMRLSTVILPIHRWSDGRKIWQRAEELGFHAAYTYDHLAWRTFRDGPWFGAVPTLTAAAAVTERMRLGTLVTSPNFRHPVTLAKDLITLDDVSDGRITLGIGAGGNGFDATTLRRSDEEPWTPRERADHFAEFVPLLDRLLREPSVTHEGELYVANEARNIPGCVQRPRLPFAVAATGPRGLRLAAQYGEAWVTTGDPKLFETGTPEQSVEAMRGQITKLGTACEAVGRDVAELDKILLTGFTPDRPLESFDAFVDFAGTHFELGFTEIVIHTPIADSDFAADEKVFERIATEGLSQLG; encoded by the coding sequence CTGTCATGTGTTTTCTGTCCGCAGCACGTCCACCGTATGGTCGTGGGTATGCGTCTGAGCACTGTAATTCTGCCGATCCACCGCTGGAGCGACGGCCGGAAGATCTGGCAGCGCGCCGAGGAGCTGGGGTTCCACGCCGCGTACACGTATGACCATCTGGCCTGGCGGACCTTCCGCGACGGACCGTGGTTCGGCGCGGTTCCGACCCTGACCGCCGCGGCCGCCGTCACCGAGCGGATGCGTCTGGGCACCCTGGTCACGTCCCCCAACTTCCGGCACCCGGTGACCTTGGCCAAGGACCTCATCACGCTGGACGACGTCTCCGACGGACGCATCACCCTCGGTATCGGCGCGGGCGGCAACGGTTTCGACGCGACGACGCTGCGCAGGAGCGACGAGGAGCCGTGGACCCCACGCGAACGGGCCGACCACTTCGCCGAGTTCGTGCCGTTGCTCGACCGGCTGCTGCGGGAGCCGTCGGTCACGCACGAGGGCGAGCTCTACGTGGCGAACGAGGCGCGGAACATCCCAGGTTGTGTGCAGCGGCCGCGGCTGCCCTTCGCGGTGGCCGCCACCGGGCCGCGCGGGCTGAGGCTTGCCGCACAGTACGGCGAGGCATGGGTCACCACCGGAGACCCCAAGTTGTTCGAGACGGGCACCCCGGAACAGTCCGTGGAGGCCATGCGCGGGCAGATCACCAAGCTCGGCACGGCCTGCGAGGCCGTCGGCCGGGATGTGGCCGAGCTGGACAAGATCCTGCTCACCGGCTTCACCCCGGACCGCCCTCTGGAGTCCTTCGACGCGTTCGTGGACTTCGCGGGCACCCACTTCGAGCTGGGTTTCACGGAGATCGTCATCCACACGCCGATCGCGGACTCCGACTTCGCGGCGGACGAGAAGGTCTTCGAGCGGATCGCCACGGAGGGCCTGTCCCAGCTCGGCTGA
- the cydD gene encoding thiol reductant ABC exporter subunit CydD codes for MKPIDPRLLRHARATRLFLAAVVALGVVGAVLVIAQAMLIAEVVVGGFEDGLTVPGLRTPLILLVAVALGRALVSWLTELAAYRASAAVKSELRGRLLDRAAALGPDWLSGQRTGSLVALATRGVDALDDYFARYLPQLGLAVVVPVAVLARIVTEDWVSAAIIVVTLPLIPLFMILIGWATQSRMDRQWQLLSRLSGHFLDVVAGLPTLKVFGRAKAQAESIRTITSQYRRATLRTLRIAFLSSFALELLATLSVALVAVTIGMRLVHGELDLYTGLVVLILAPEAYLPIRQVGAQYHAAAEGLSAAEEIFAILETEPRAGGAADIPPSLRLELEGVTVRHEGRVEPSLDGASLVVDEGETVALVGPSGVGKSTLLNVVLGFTTPDEGRIRVDGIDLATLALERWRERIAWVPQRPQLFAGTIAENVRLARPDADDSAVTAALRDAGAYDFVTELPDGAQTLLGEDGAGLSAGQRQRLALARAFLADRPLLLLDEPTASLDGETEAGIVEAVRRLAAGRTVLLVVHRPALLSVADRVVVLEPGAAPERQRAVPGEEAAVVPRQARADGSGDRGTYEGGQEPEALRRTAARPGRVLTRIREAAGAQRGQLALALLLSSLAVGSAVGLMAVSGWLISRASEQPPVLYLMVAVTATRAFGLGRAVFRYAERLVSHDAVLKMLAELRVAVYRGLERITPAGLGRTRRGDLLSRLVADVDTLQDYWLRWLLPAWTAVVVGAAAAGFTGWLLPQAGVVLAFGLLLAGVGVPLVSGACARRAERRLAPARADLATRITDLLGGTAELTVAGALPARKESTREADTVLTRIASRAATATALGGGLSALICGLTVVAAALVAVPAVHDGRLEGVELAVVVLTPLAAFEAVTGLPLAVQYRQRVKRSAERVYEVLDAPVPVHEPATPAEAPATPFPLEVRGVAARYAGASRDALDSVDLTLTAGRRIAVVGPSGSGKTTLAQVLLRFLDARAGTYRIGGVDASALDGDTVRRFVGLCAQDAHVFDSSIRENLRLARTVATDDELRAALARARLLDWAEALPDGLDTLVGEHGARLSGGQRQRLALARALLADFPVLVLDEPAEHLDLETADALTADLLAATRGRTTVLITHRLAGLEAVDEVMVMDAGRIVQRGPYAALTAADGPLRRMLERERETVREADRAPDSASRA; via the coding sequence GTGAAACCGATCGACCCGCGTCTGCTCCGTCACGCCCGCGCCACCCGGCTCTTCCTGGCGGCCGTGGTGGCACTCGGAGTGGTCGGGGCTGTACTGGTCATCGCCCAGGCCATGCTCATCGCCGAAGTGGTGGTGGGTGGGTTCGAGGACGGTCTCACCGTTCCCGGTCTGCGCACCCCGCTGATCCTGCTCGTGGCGGTCGCGCTCGGCCGCGCGCTGGTCTCCTGGCTGACTGAGCTGGCCGCCTACCGGGCCAGTGCGGCGGTGAAGTCCGAGCTCCGCGGCCGGCTGCTCGACCGGGCGGCAGCGCTCGGACCGGACTGGCTGAGCGGCCAGCGCACCGGCTCCCTGGTGGCGCTCGCCACCCGCGGTGTCGACGCGCTCGACGACTACTTCGCGCGCTATCTGCCACAGCTCGGACTCGCGGTGGTCGTTCCGGTGGCGGTCCTCGCCAGGATCGTCACCGAGGACTGGGTCTCAGCGGCGATCATCGTGGTCACGCTGCCGCTCATCCCGCTCTTCATGATCCTTATCGGCTGGGCCACCCAGTCCCGGATGGACCGCCAGTGGCAGCTGCTCTCGCGGCTCTCCGGACACTTTCTCGACGTGGTCGCCGGCCTGCCGACGCTGAAGGTCTTCGGTCGCGCCAAGGCGCAGGCCGAGTCCATCCGCACCATTACCTCGCAGTACCGCAGGGCCACCCTGCGGACCCTGCGGATCGCCTTTCTGTCGTCCTTCGCCCTGGAACTCCTCGCCACCCTGTCGGTGGCGCTGGTCGCCGTCACCATCGGCATGCGGCTCGTGCACGGTGAACTCGACCTCTACACCGGCCTGGTGGTGCTGATCCTCGCGCCCGAGGCCTATCTGCCGATCCGGCAGGTCGGGGCGCAGTACCACGCGGCAGCCGAGGGGCTCTCGGCCGCCGAGGAGATCTTCGCGATTCTGGAGACCGAGCCACGGGCGGGCGGTGCGGCGGACATCCCGCCGTCGTTGCGGCTGGAGCTGGAGGGGGTGACCGTACGGCACGAGGGCCGTGTCGAACCCTCGCTCGACGGAGCCTCGCTGGTGGTGGACGAAGGGGAGACCGTCGCCCTGGTCGGTCCGAGCGGTGTCGGGAAGTCCACGCTGCTCAATGTGGTGCTGGGCTTCACCACGCCCGACGAGGGACGGATACGGGTCGACGGCATCGATCTGGCGACGCTCGCGCTCGAGCGCTGGCGGGAACGGATCGCCTGGGTGCCGCAGCGCCCACAGCTCTTCGCGGGCACGATCGCGGAGAACGTGCGGCTGGCCCGGCCGGACGCGGACGACAGTGCGGTGACAGCGGCGCTGCGGGACGCGGGGGCGTACGACTTCGTGACGGAACTGCCCGACGGAGCACAGACGCTCCTCGGCGAGGACGGTGCGGGACTCTCCGCCGGTCAGCGGCAGCGGCTCGCGCTCGCGCGGGCGTTCCTCGCCGACCGGCCGCTCCTGCTGCTCGACGAGCCGACCGCGAGCCTGGACGGCGAGACGGAGGCGGGGATCGTCGAGGCGGTACGGAGGCTGGCGGCGGGGCGGACCGTGCTGCTGGTCGTGCACCGTCCGGCGCTGCTCTCGGTCGCCGACCGCGTGGTGGTGCTGGAACCCGGTGCGGCACCGGAACGGCAGCGGGCGGTGCCGGGCGAGGAAGCGGCCGTGGTGCCCCGCCAGGCGCGCGCGGACGGCTCCGGGGACCGGGGCACGTACGAAGGCGGGCAGGAGCCCGAGGCGCTGCGGCGGACCGCAGCCCGGCCCGGGCGGGTGCTCACCCGCATCCGGGAGGCCGCAGGGGCGCAGCGCGGACAACTGGCGCTCGCCCTGCTGCTGAGCAGCCTCGCCGTGGGGTCGGCCGTCGGACTGATGGCCGTCTCCGGCTGGCTGATCTCCCGTGCCTCCGAACAGCCTCCGGTGCTCTATCTGATGGTCGCCGTCACAGCGACCCGTGCCTTCGGGCTCGGGCGCGCCGTCTTCCGCTACGCCGAGCGTCTCGTCTCGCACGACGCCGTGCTGAAGATGCTCGCCGAGCTGCGCGTCGCCGTGTACCGCGGACTGGAGCGCATCACGCCGGCCGGACTGGGCCGGACGCGGCGCGGCGATCTGCTGTCCCGGCTCGTCGCCGACGTGGACACGCTGCAGGACTACTGGCTGCGGTGGCTGCTGCCTGCCTGGACCGCGGTCGTGGTGGGAGCGGCGGCAGCCGGGTTCACCGGCTGGCTGCTGCCCCAGGCGGGTGTCGTACTCGCCTTCGGACTGCTGCTGGCCGGGGTCGGGGTGCCGCTCGTGAGTGGCGCCTGTGCCCGTCGTGCGGAACGCCGACTGGCGCCCGCGCGGGCCGATCTGGCCACCCGGATCACCGACCTGCTCGGCGGGACGGCCGAGCTGACCGTCGCGGGCGCCTTGCCCGCGCGCAAGGAGAGTACGCGGGAGGCCGACACCGTCCTGACCCGGATCGCGTCACGCGCAGCGACGGCCACCGCACTCGGCGGTGGCCTCTCCGCCCTGATCTGCGGACTCACCGTCGTCGCCGCCGCACTCGTCGCCGTCCCGGCGGTTCACGACGGACGGCTGGAGGGTGTGGAGCTCGCGGTGGTGGTGCTCACCCCGCTTGCCGCCTTCGAGGCCGTCACCGGTCTGCCACTCGCCGTGCAGTACCGGCAGCGGGTCAAGCGGAGCGCGGAGCGGGTGTACGAGGTGCTGGACGCGCCGGTGCCGGTGCACGAGCCCGCCACCCCGGCCGAGGCCCCCGCGACACCTTTCCCGCTGGAGGTACGGGGAGTCGCGGCTCGCTACGCGGGAGCGTCGCGGGACGCCCTGGACTCCGTCGACCTGACGCTGACCGCAGGTCGGCGCATCGCGGTCGTCGGCCCTTCCGGCTCCGGGAAGACCACCCTCGCGCAGGTCCTGCTCCGCTTCCTGGACGCGCGGGCAGGGACGTACCGGATCGGTGGTGTGGACGCCTCGGCGCTGGACGGGGACACCGTCCGGCGGTTCGTCGGGCTCTGCGCCCAGGATGCGCATGTCTTCGACAGCTCCATCCGGGAGAACCTCCGGCTGGCCCGCACCGTCGCAACGGACGACGAACTGCGGGCCGCCCTCGCCCGGGCGCGGCTGCTCGACTGGGCAGAAGCGCTGCCCGACGGGCTCGACACCCTCGTCGGCGAGCACGGCGCGCGCCTTTCCGGCGGCCAGCGCCAGCGGCTCGCGCTGGCCCGGGCGCTCCTCGCCGACTTCCCCGTGCTCGTCCTGGACGAGCCCGCCGAGCATCTCGACCTGGAGACGGCGGACGCGCTGACCGCGGATCTGCTGGCCGCGACCCGGGGCCGTACGACAGTACTGATCACCCATCGACTGGCGGGGCTCGAAGCGGTCGACGAGGTGATGGTGATGGACGCAGGCAGGATCGTGCAGCGCGGTCCGTACGCCGCTCTCACGGCGGCGGACGGCCCGCTGCGCCGGATGCTGGAGCGCGAACGGGAGACCGTGCGGGAGGCGGATCGAGCGCCGGACAGCGCCTCGCGGGCGTAG
- a CDS encoding GAF domain-containing sensor histidine kinase, whose amino-acid sequence MAEQDPKDSLEAATQATRGLQGLSAELTARVPQLLEAMRSVGTGLELHSTLDRICETAAELAHAAYAAIGVADEGGKGLSDFLTHGVSTEVEAAIGHRPDGHRGLLGALLHDPAPVKLADLTADPRFAGFPPGHPPMRTFLGVPIRVQGEIFGNLYLAEKDGGGEFTDYDLHMVRVLATEAGIAIGNARLYEAARQRERWIDGSVAVTTALLSGGDADDALAVVAEQARHLAASAAGIVLLPAEGGGLEVVAVSADEPSASLGVIIGPESPVVAKLLAGEAVFTDDAATDFRMITRLAHRFGPSMLLPLHSGGRVLGALATPRARGDRPFTETERTLATQFAAQAALALMMAEAQRDRERLAVYEDRDRIARDLHDLVIQRLFATGMMLESAQRRSAVPEVQTGVGRAVDELDVTIQEIRTAIFALQQEPAEAPAGLRTRVLREINMAAVPLGFKPAHRFLGPVDSLVGERTGKNLIAALREALSNAFRHAGASRIDVVVDATATLPDGRDGVRLSVADDGVGIPDGGRRSGLRNLARRAESLGGASWFGPGIADDGGGTTVVWEAPL is encoded by the coding sequence ATGGCAGAGCAGGACCCGAAGGACTCACTCGAAGCCGCAACGCAGGCGACCCGCGGCCTGCAGGGCCTGTCCGCCGAACTCACCGCCCGAGTCCCGCAACTGCTCGAAGCGATGCGTTCCGTCGGTACCGGGCTCGAACTGCACTCCACCCTCGACCGGATCTGCGAGACCGCCGCCGAGCTCGCCCACGCCGCCTACGCCGCCATCGGCGTCGCCGACGAGGGGGGCAAGGGCCTCTCCGACTTCCTCACACACGGGGTGTCCACAGAGGTGGAAGCCGCCATCGGGCACCGGCCCGATGGACACCGCGGGCTCCTCGGTGCACTGCTCCACGACCCGGCCCCCGTGAAGCTCGCCGATCTGACGGCCGACCCCAGGTTCGCCGGATTTCCGCCGGGCCATCCCCCGATGCGGACCTTCCTCGGCGTCCCCATCCGGGTGCAGGGCGAGATCTTCGGCAATCTCTATCTGGCCGAGAAGGACGGCGGGGGCGAGTTCACCGACTACGACCTGCACATGGTGCGGGTACTCGCCACGGAGGCCGGCATCGCCATCGGCAACGCCCGGCTCTACGAGGCGGCACGCCAGCGCGAGCGGTGGATCGACGGATCGGTGGCCGTGACCACAGCGCTGCTCTCCGGCGGGGACGCCGACGACGCCCTCGCCGTCGTCGCCGAGCAGGCCCGCCACCTCGCCGCCTCCGCCGCGGGGATCGTGCTCCTTCCGGCCGAGGGGGGCGGGCTGGAGGTCGTCGCCGTCTCCGCCGACGAGCCGTCCGCCTCGCTCGGGGTGATCATCGGCCCGGAGAGTCCGGTGGTGGCGAAGCTGCTGGCCGGCGAGGCGGTCTTCACGGACGACGCGGCCACCGACTTCCGCATGATCACCCGCCTCGCCCACCGGTTCGGCCCGAGCATGCTGCTGCCGCTGCACAGCGGCGGACGGGTGCTCGGCGCACTCGCCACCCCGCGAGCCCGGGGCGACCGGCCTTTCACCGAGACCGAACGGACCCTGGCCACACAGTTCGCCGCACAGGCCGCACTCGCGCTGATGATGGCCGAGGCACAGCGGGACCGGGAGCGGCTCGCAGTGTATGAGGACCGCGACCGGATCGCCCGTGACCTGCACGATCTCGTCATCCAGCGGCTGTTCGCCACCGGGATGATGCTGGAGAGCGCCCAGCGCCGGTCGGCGGTGCCCGAGGTGCAGACCGGCGTCGGCCGGGCCGTCGACGAACTGGACGTGACCATTCAGGAGATCCGTACCGCGATCTTCGCGCTGCAGCAGGAACCGGCCGAGGCACCCGCCGGGCTGCGCACCCGCGTCCTGCGCGAGATCAACATGGCGGCCGTCCCCCTCGGCTTCAAGCCGGCGCACCGCTTCCTCGGCCCGGTCGACTCACTGGTCGGCGAGCGGACCGGCAAGAACCTGATCGCGGCGTTGCGGGAGGCGCTGTCGAACGCCTTCCGGCACGCCGGGGCGTCCCGCATCGACGTCGTCGTCGATGCGACCGCGACGCTGCCCGACGGACGCGACGGGGTACGTCTGTCGGTCGCCGACGACGGGGTGGGCATCCCCGACGGCGGCCGGCGCAGCGGGCTGCGGAACCTGGCGCGCCGGGCGGAATCGCTGGGTGGGGCGAGCTGGTTCGGGCCGGGAATCGCTGACGACGGGGGCGGCACGACGGTGGTGTGGGAGGCACCGCTGTGA
- a CDS encoding Cof-type HAD-IIB family hydrolase yields the protein MTSAIDSPLPAVPRLIATDLDGTLLRDDKTVSDRTIAALAAAEEAGIEVFFVTGRPARWMDVVSAHVHGHGLAICANGAAVADLHAGGKLVEVRPLERDIALDVVRTLRVAAPGTSFAVELTTGIHYEPSYPPFHFDPGATVAIAEKLLHEEVRGSGAPVLKLLAHHAETAPDEFLEVARTAAGDRASFTRSSPTALLEISGPGVSKASTLALCCAERGISPAEVVAFGDMPNDVEMLSWAGTSYAMGNAHPAALAAASGRTVTNNEDGVAVVIERLVGERRKHRS from the coding sequence GTGACCTCAGCTATCGATTCGCCTCTGCCTGCCGTTCCCCGGCTGATTGCAACCGATCTGGACGGCACTCTGCTGCGTGACGACAAAACCGTCTCGGACCGTACGATCGCGGCACTCGCCGCGGCCGAGGAGGCCGGGATCGAGGTCTTCTTCGTCACCGGCCGGCCGGCCCGTTGGATGGATGTCGTCAGCGCCCATGTCCACGGCCACGGCCTGGCGATCTGCGCGAACGGCGCCGCGGTCGCCGATCTGCACGCGGGCGGCAAGCTGGTCGAGGTCCGGCCGCTGGAACGCGATATCGCCCTCGATGTCGTCCGCACCCTGCGCGTGGCCGCCCCCGGCACCTCGTTCGCCGTCGAGCTGACCACCGGCATCCACTACGAACCGTCCTACCCGCCGTTCCACTTCGACCCGGGCGCCACCGTCGCCATCGCCGAGAAGCTGCTCCACGAAGAGGTGCGCGGTTCGGGCGCCCCCGTACTGAAGCTCCTCGCGCACCACGCGGAGACGGCACCGGACGAGTTCCTCGAAGTGGCTCGCACCGCAGCCGGTGACCGGGCGTCCTTCACCCGGTCCAGCCCCACGGCCCTGCTGGAAATCAGCGGTCCCGGCGTCTCCAAGGCCAGCACGCTGGCTCTCTGCTGCGCCGAGCGCGGCATCTCGCCCGCGGAGGTCGTCGCCTTCGGTGACATGCCGAACGACGTGGAGATGCTGAGCTGGGCGGGCACCTCGTACGCGATGGGAAACGCCCACCCCGCAGCGCTGGCCGCCGCCTCCGGCCGGACCGTCACCAACAACGAGGACGGTGTCGCGGTCGTCATCGAGCGGCTCGTCGGCGAGCGCCGGAAGCACCGTAGCTGA